GGAGTGGACGGGACTCGAACCCGCGACCTCCGGCGTGACAGGCCAGCATTCTAACCAACTGAACTACCACTCCGCGTCGTCGAACCTGTTGCGAACGTCAGACCCTGGTGGGTGCTGAGGGGATCGAACCCCCGACCCTCTCCGTGTAAGGGAGACGCTCTACCGCTGAGCTAAGCACCCATGCGGGCCGCTTAGTTTACTGCATCCTTCAGCGCTTTGCCAGCCTTGAAGACAGGATTTTTCGAAGCGGCGATCGCAATCTCTTCACCGGTACGCGGATTGCGGCCCGTGCGCGCGGCGCGCTCCTTGACCTGGAAGGTACCGAAGCCCACCAGGGCCACGGTGTCGCCCTGCTTCAGCGCCGTGCCCACCGACGACAGCACCGCGTCGACAGCGCGCGCGGCATCGGCCTTGGACAGGTTGGCCTCGTCGGCAACGGCCTGGACCAGATCATTCTTGTTCATCTATTCGGTGCTCCTGCGCAGCACAAGGCCGCTCGTGTGGTGGCGGGCGTGCGGGCGGTGTTGACCGCCGGCGGCTCCGGGTTCGCGTGCGGCCAGCGGCCGTCGATGCGAGCGCGACTTTATACCAGCGCGCCCGCACCCACGCAAGAAAAACGTGCGCTCCGTCAGTGCTTGACCGCCGCGCGCGACGACGGCTTGCGGGTTGCGCGCGTGGTCTGCGCGACCACCGCGCCGGGTTGCTTGACCGGCGGCAGCGGGCGTTCCAGCGCGAGATCGAGCACTTCGTCGATCCACTTGACCGGCACGATCTTCATGCCATCGGTGACGTTCTTCGGGATATCGGCAAGATCCTTGCGGTTTTCCTCCGGGATGATGACGGTGGTGATGCCGCCACGGAGCGCCGCGAGCAGCTTCTCCTTCAGCCCGCCGATGGCGGTCACCTTGCCACGCAGAGTGATCTCGCCGGTCATCGCCACGTCCGCGCGCACCGGCACCTTGGTCAGCGTCGACACCAGCGAGGTCGCCATGGCGATGCCCGCGCTCGGACCGTCCTTGGGCGTCGCGCCGTCGGGTACATGGACGTGCACGTCATGCTTCTGCAGGAAGTCGAGCTCCAGGCCGAAGCGCTCGGCGCGCGCGCGCACCACCGACAACGCCGCGGACGCCGACTCCTTCATGACGTTGCCCAGTTGGCCGGTCAGCGTCAGCTGGCCCTTGCCCGGGACCAGCGTCGATTCGATCTGCAGCAGGTCGCCGCCGACCTCGGTCCAGGCC
The sequence above is a segment of the Luteimonas sp. MC1750 genome. Coding sequences within it:
- a CDS encoding HU family DNA-binding protein yields the protein MNKNDLVQAVADEANLSKADAARAVDAVLSSVGTALKQGDTVALVGFGTFQVKERAARTGRNPRTGEEIAIAASKNPVFKAGKALKDAVN